The DNA sequence gggtaTTGCAAGGCATCAGTCAGAGAAGCCTCCTAGTAcaagttaaaaataatagtaatacaCTCTCCACAAACCTCACCAACACAAGAACACACACACTGAGACAACTCCTGTTTCTCTCCGCCTCTCAGtctccttgtttctttgttgttCCCAAGGCCACAACAGCCCACTGTCTTCATTTCTGTCTTTTTCTACCTCGGCATCAACAAAAAAATGCtaaccaaaaaaagaaaaaaaaattcccaaGATATCGTACAACAGGAGCATGTTTTCAAATCCAGTTTCCTTTCCGATCAGTCATGTTTACcgtaaaataaaagaaaaataagcAAGTAAAGTTATCCCCCACCCGCACAGACACAATAAACAAACGCCGCTTCCTCCGAGAGGAATAAAATagcaaaaagagacgaaAAAAGGTTGTAACCGGAaacccccctccctcctttTCACTTTATAGCTGttagctgcagctgctgcagctttgcTCCCGATGTAGACGATATAAAAAGGAAACTTGACAACCAAGAGGAAGGCGTGTTGAGAATCATAAGAAAACGAGGAACAAATATTTCGAAGCCGCCTGGGCTGATGAATTCTCCACATCTTCCCCTCTATCGGATTTTAAAGCGGCCGCAGTGACTGAAACCTGCGAGCGCAGCTAGGATCCCTCTCCCTGCTCAATGAAGACGCAGCTTCTCCCCCGTTTTTTGTCCCCCTTCCAGAAATGGCGTTGAAAGGCAAATGTACAGATATGGTTGGCCAATCTAGGCAGACTGTTTGATTTATCTCACAAGAGATGTGTGACAATGGCTGCGGGTATATCCATCATACTTCGATATCTCTCTCATGTATTCCATAGTTGtgatagaaaagaaaagaatagaaaagaaatgttGAGTGACAGATTTTCCCTCCACTACCTGTCGGCATCCTTTCGTGACTCGAGCTCAATGTCACTGCTGGTATACTGCTTCTTGCCATTTGCCGAGCCGTTTGCCCTGCCATTGGAGCCGTTCGCACCGTTGAGATGGcggtcgtcgtcttcgctgtCGGCGAGGTCGGTGAGGCCGAAACCcgcggcctcttcctcatcgtaGGCCCGGATCAGACCCTGTCGATCGCCGTGAAAGCTGCTCAGGCTGTGCCTCGAGTTGTTTTCGCTCCTTCGGGATTGCATGCTGCGGCGAGTTTGAAAGCCAGAGATCATATCcgtgccagcagcatcaaagtCGCCTCGGCCCGCAACCAGTCTCTGTCCGTGAGGATCTCCGCGAGAAAGGTTCAGCAAGTACACTCCAGTGAAGGTGACGAGGAAACCGCAGAGCAAGGAGAGCGTATTGACAGGGTCGGTCGTGTTGAAGCCgctgaagaggatgaaggagGCGCAGAGAGTCGCGGTGGTGAATGTGACGTAGTACAGCGGGTTGACACTGGAATGATGACATGGTTAGTGGGAGTCATGGGAATgtagaaaggaaaagcagcCGGCAAGTTTCGACTTACATGTTGGTCGGGAACGAAGCGAGAGCCTTGTTAAAGTAGTTCATCTGCGTCAGGATGCAGACTGTCGTGAGAATCATAAAGACGTAGGTCGAAGGGTGCGAGAATTGGTTGTGGCCAGCAAATGTGAGCTTCAGAGCAATGCCAAACGCCTTGACGGACATGACAGAGATGGAGCCGACGGTGGAGCAGATGGACAGGTAGATCAGGGCGTTTCGCTTGCCGTACACGGGGGCAATTCGGTAGATCATGAAGACGGCAAAAGCCACGACAGCAAAGGCATACAACAGGAAACCTAGTCATGGTCATCGTTAGTCTTCCGAATCAGACTCAAATTCAGATGAACAGAAGAGTGGGGGAATGGAATGGGAACATTGAAAGACacgaaagaaaaggaggcaGGCTTCGGATCAAGGCTCGTCGTTGGTCGTACCTGGCTGGATGGCATATTGTAGAATCTCATCGACCGTCTCGATTTCTTCGTCAGGAGGGGCGTGCAaaacgatgatgacggcacCGATCAGGCAAATGGCACTGCCCAGTTTGCCCAGCGTGCCAAGCTCCTCATCCAGGAAATATGATCCCAGCACGGCGCCGATCAGGACACTGAGAGCTCCCAGAGGAGTCACCAAGATAGCCGGGGCAAAAGCGTAGGCGGCGAAGTTGCATATCTCTCCGATGCCAACTGCAGAGGGGTTAGAAGGGGACTATTCATATTCGGTGTCGGCGCCAGTTGCTCACGAGTTGCAATTCCTGCCCACCACATGGGGCTTTTCATATACACAAATCCATCGCCTTCGAAGCCGTGTCGCTCTTCAGCTTGTAATAATCCCTGTGCAGGTTGTCAGCCGAGATGCCCTCGTCTTTCGGTTAGGCCGGCTGAGCATCGTTTGCCGCCGTGAGCCGTCATGGGTCGCCGCAGGGGAATCTGACCTTTTTGGTGATGACGAAACTGGTGCCTGCAGAGATGGAAGCGTAAGCAAAAGAATGGCACGCTGCAAGAATCACagagaggacgaggacgtACCAATGGCCAAGGCCGATGACATGGCCAACGCCAGGCCGATGTATCTAGACGCGATGGAGTCAGCGAATGGCATCCCGCGATGGGCAGGCCTCTCTCGTCCCAAAAAGAGGCCTCTTGCGGGCGACAACGTACTTGTCCTCAATCATGCTGAGCGAGTGGTCTCTCGGGTGATGAAGCGCGCGAGAGGGCCACGGAGTGTGTGGTGTCGACGGAGTACTTCTTCAGCGGCTCCCTGGACAAGGGGAGAGTCGCAAACGAGACAAAATGAGCGTGCGCAGGGACCGGATGGTAGCGAATGGCGGTTatcgagaagcaagaaagaaagtaaCAGAGACGGTTTGTGGTCGATCGGCTAAAGGCTTTGTGGCGACTCCACGGCGGGGGAAGGCTTGCGAGTAGCTTCGTTGGAGCAGGTCAGGCCTATCAAAAGCGCGAGGCTCGTCCTCgaggctgtcgtcgtcgctgggtttctttgcttttgcttttgtgTCGTTGCAAGGGAGGGCAAAGGAGGAGCGTCGAGGGACTCGAAGGTGGTTTCGTGTCCCGCTGTCTGGCCTCTGTATGTCGTACCAGATGCCAGTTGTTTGGTCGTAATCCCCAATTCCGTCTCTGGAAGGTAGCTTCGAAGtctaggaaaaaaaaatcaagatgCAAATGCACCGCAGACGCAACGCCGAAGTTTGTCCTaaaggagagggagggggagaaggaaaaaggacCGGGCGATGATTGGCGCacaaaggagagagagagaaagaaggcaagggaaggaaaaaaggaacgaTCGCGGATGTATTTTCAGGTGGCTTGTGGGTTTATTGGAGGAGGTCTGGCATCGAATGGGATTTGATGATTggactttttgcttttggccTTGGCTTGGACCGTGTGTGGCGCTTGATCGGGGGGGGTGGGCGAGCCTTGGGGAATGGGATGCGTGTCTCACCAGCGTCGTCTCGGGCTTTTTAgcgattgctgctgcgtggCTACAGGGCGCGGCATCGGTATCAGCGGGCCTGCACAGAGGCGCAATGCCCTGGAGCGCTAGCCAGGCTGGAGCACAGGCTGTGACGGGTACCTGAGGGGCTTTCTTACAGGGCGGGGAGGTAGAGACCTAAAAAAAGACGGATGGGCGAGGTTGCGGATACACGGGGCAGGCATGTCGCGGCGAGGGATCCAAGGTAGAGGCTACGTGCATGGATGGCGAGGGTACAACGGCAAGGCCTCGAGTTGTGACTTTACCACTACAGCGTCTACTGTGCTGTATCCAGTGCAAGGCAGCATCTGAAGCGCCCAAACGCGCTGTGATATTGCTGCATGTATGCATCCATATCTTTGCATCTCCCGCCCATTAATCTCACTCCactcatcaccatcaagcAAGGCGTGGAGGGGCCTCTTGCTGTAGAGCCAAGCAATTTCATCACCTGCTGCCGGTAGATGCGCTGCTGTGGATCGCGGCGTCCTAAAACAAACGAGCCCCTGTCGCGTCTGGCTTgtttcatcgtcatcaggcAATCTACCGCGGTCCCCCATCAATTAGATGTGCCCAGCAGATGGACAGCGATCTGCCCACTCTTTGGCGACGACAtgggttgctgctgctatttgTTGATTCATTACGGCAAGGCTGGAGATGTCAAATTTGTGCTATTCTTCTTAGCCTGGTTGGCTGCCTCATCAGCAAAATGATGGTGCTTCGTATTCGGGCAGTcgtgctgcagctgcagttgATTCTGGGGTTATGGGATTCAATACGAATTAAATGCAGACTGGCACTTGGAAATTGAGTGATGCCGCACAGCCTCTCCGTTAGATCTGTTGAGCTCGAATAGGAAAGGCAGCGTCACCGACGGTAGCTGAAGTAGGAACTCGTACAAGCCTTGTGTGCCCTATCAACGCGATTGAGACAAGACACGAAAAAACACGGTTGTCGAGTCTCGTAAATTCCGATGGCCGGAGCGCAAAAGGGCTCAAGAGCCACTTATCGACCGGAACGCATGGGAGGAGGGTTCAACTTGTCCAAAACCCGCCGACGTCATTGGCCGGCTTTGAAGCACAAGGTAGCTGTAGGACTCGAGCCTCTAAATGAACCACAAGTCAATGCAAATTGCCGTTTTCCTCAGCAGGTAAAATCAACAGCTTTGTAGTCGTCCTTCTCTTTGCAAAGCTACTGCCAGTAAGAGAGCTAGTCGGACACGACTCCAGCATCACGAGACTCGGCCAGATGCCATCGTCTTAGACATTGAAAACATGCTGCGCCTCAATTGCCCCCCCCAGACAGAGTCTCACGCCCGCTAAAACGCACGCAGGTCATGCAGACACGGAGCAACAATGTACCCATCAGCCGTGTAGGCCTATGTgatgtacatgtaggcagTCAGCCTCCAAGGCAGGTCATCCATCAGCTCGCATTTCTCACTTTGTTTGCATCTCGTCTGATCATCTGTAGACCATCGATATCCATTACTCGCAGCTAGCGATAGTACAGCGGCACCCTTTGCCTCTCGCCCTGAATCGCTCGCTGTGGGGCCGCTTCCAAGGGATTTCACACAGTGCCAAGAAAGTGATCGACCTGCGCAATGCTTCACCACTAGGGGCCTTTCCTCCTGATCGATTGGGGATAAGATGTGCGGCGAGCAAAAACCAAGAAAATTCAAGCCCCTGGATAAGTGGAGTAGAGGACGCGCAAACACACGCCCCTTGTATTACGTACGCTGGATGTATCCAAGATGTGATTCGCAGCTGAGTCTTCTGTAGAGATAGCAGCAAGATACCGACCGTCACATGTAAGCCCGCTAAGGCCGCGGGTAAGGGCGATATGTGCGTCAGTAACAGACACGGGACACGGACAAAGTATTACGTCTCCTCAGACAGATTATTTGATACGCTCTGGGGGTCTATTCTCAACCTTGAAGAGAACTACAAGGAGCAAGGAAACGAGCAACACTCACTAACAggtattttttttagccAATacccaaaaaaagactttCTCAacgaaaaagccaaaaagtcaaaaagtAAATCTTCCGGCGCCGGGAGTCGAACCCGGATCGCCGCGGTCCTTTCTACTGAAAGCGCGGTATGCTAGCCACTACACCACGTCGGATGTTGCGTTGGACTCGGAATCCCGTGACCAACTGAGTTGGAAGCAGGGGCTGTAATTACTACTAATAAACCTATTGCTTTGGGTCAACCACATAACAACATGCATCAGCGACATCAGCCTCGACATCCATAGGTCATATCATTGCCATACAACTCCGGCTAGTCCACAGGATCCAATTCTAGCACTAATTCAACTCAATGTGTGCGATTCTAGCATTACTCAACTCAATGTATGCATTAAGACATGCAAACAGACCTCTCCGTCCGTAGAACTAAGCAATAATCTATATGCAGACATACTTGACCTTCTACTAGATACTACCAGAGCCGAGTTTCCAAAACGCCAAAATATCCCTTGCGTGGcatccttttttccctccagTGTCACGCCATAAAAGCCCTCCAAATATCTATCCTTTCTCCAGTGATTCAAGTGGAAAGCATATAGCCTACGCCAAATACTAATCTGGCTCTTAAATCGAGAGTATGTGATATCAAAGCCGCCAACCTTCATATGAAACAAAGGCAAAATAAAAATGTTAAAGGGGGtgggagaaaagaataaatagGCAACGAAAagttgcaaaaaaaaagaaaggaagctGGTAAACAAGCTGATTGCTCAGCGCCGCAAAAGCGAAGTCGCCTGCGGCTACATAGTCGTACAGTTTCGAATTGTTAGTATAGCCATTCAGGCCCCTACCTGGAATCCTGTCTTATTTTCAGTCAGAAGCGTGAAATGTGCAGTGGCGTGTCCTATGGTGCGTGTAGATAGTCATCAGGGATTCCGAAATTCGTAAAAAGGTCACGCTACTGACTGTGGTTAGTACTCCGCTACAAGAAATGGGCCATCTCGCCCCATCAGGCTGGTCCAGACGTGGCTGTGACAATATGCATTTGGGGGGGAATTGGCTTCGTCCTCGTTGTTAGTCTTGGCGGGAATGGAAAAGAATCATGGTCGACGGCGCTTTGCATCTGCAGAATAAAGAGGTTAGCTTTTTCACCGCGTAATAAGCATATCAAGCATCGCTTTAGCTTACCTTGTTCGTCTTCCACGCCTTGTTCGTCCTCGGAGCGACGCCGTTTTGATAGGCCAGAGTCTGCAGCGGccatctcgtctttggcATCGTCGTGGGCGTCTACATCATCTCTCCAGTCGATTTCAGGCATCTCATCCTCAAAGGCTAGATCCTCGTTGGTAATCTCTTCCAGCCCTTGATCTGCGCCAATATCCAACAGGGTAGAGATGGCTTCTGCGTTGTCGGCTAGTGTGTTGGTCGTGCCGGTTTCCGCCTCATTGGTGTCTATATATTCGTCTACTGGATGCATAGCAAGCTGATGTGAGTCTTGGTTGCCCTCTTCCACATGTGCCATGGTCTCATATTGAATTTCAACTCCGTCATCCACCATAGTCTCCTGCATCTCGAGGTGGATAAACGGATTGGCAtcagcgtcttcatcttcgtcatctgaATGTAGCTGGTTAGCATTTGGCAAAACAAGCGCCGTGTGAGTGGTGGTGACTGTACCGTATGAATACGTTGCATCTGGCGCATCATCGGCCTCTGCAGTTGCATCCGCATGCCCGGAATGATTTACGGGCTCTACAACCAcagcttgaagctgctcgtAGCTCTCTTCTGCATCATCACTATACTCCCCTTCTTGGTTCGCGTTCTCCTCAGCATCTCTAATGAAgtcttcagcctctgccatgAAGTCTTCgccgacatcttcatcttcttcttcctcttcttcctcttcgtcctcataCTGATCTGCAGATTCCACAGGTTGCTCCTCGGCGGCTGAAgtctcctcttcatcctcatcctcttcttcttcatcttcttctgaaGCCTCGGACTGTTCGGTATCAGCATCCGCACCTTCATTTTCTTcgttctcgtcgtcgtcttcggcgCTCTCATGAATTTCCGTAGCCTCGTTTGTTTCGCtatcctcgccatcatcatgacCGTGCTCATGCTCGGCTTCAGCAAGACCGTGGTGATGTCCAATAGGATTCTCAAAAAGATGAATCACTTCATCAAGCCCTCTTCCAGCCGCTGCGCTCTCAGACAGAAACTCAAATCTTTTACTAGCGCTCGATCTCGTAAAGAGGTACGTGTATAGAGTTCGTGAGCTATCAGGATCTTGATTCTTTACTAGCAAGTCAAAGACCTCCAACACTTGTCGCAGCGTAATGGTTGTGAGTGCATCATGCGCTGTCGCCTATAGAAAAGTTAGTTTGATTGCTGCTTCATCTATGTGGCCGGATACTTTACTCACCTCTGCAAATTCAAGCCCAAGTTCATCAACTTGAAAAACAAGTTCATCTTGTGCGGCAATCTCATTCTCCAGCTCTGATCGTAGTCCAACAAGCACTGATTCCATCGAGTGGTCCAAGACCGATAGATCAGAGAAGAAACCCTCCGTTTTCTCTTGGGAAAAGAATGGGAATTCGTCTCCTTTGTATTGCACAGTGATTGCTGGGAAATCA is a window from the Trichoderma atroviride chromosome 5, complete sequence genome containing:
- a CDS encoding uncharacterized protein (EggNog:ENOG41~TransMembrane:9 (o6-26i52-72o78-97i104-123o135-160i172-192o212-229i241-261o273-291i)) → MIEDKYIGLALAMSSALAIGTSFVITKKGLLQAEERHGFEGDGFVYMKSPMWWAGIATLGIGEICNFAAYAFAPAILVTPLGALSVLIGAVLGSYFLDEELGTLGKLGSAICLIGAVIIVLHAPPDEEIETVDEILQYAIQPGFLLYAFAVVAFAVFMIYRIAPVYGKRNALIYLSICSTVGSISVMSVKAFGIALKLTFAGHNQFSHPSTYVFMILTTVCILTQMNYFNKALASFPTNIVNPLYYVTFTTATLCASFILFSGFNTTDPVNTLSLLCGFLVTFTGVYLLNLSRGDPHGQRLVAGRGDFDAAGTDMISGFQTRRSMQSRRSENNSRHSLSSFHGDRQGLIRAYDEEEAAGFGLTDLADSEDDDRHLNGANGSNGRANGSANGKKQYTSSDIELESRKDADR
- a CDS encoding uncharacterized protein (EggNog:ENOG41); protein product: MAELDMDVDLAPPMKFDEHADEDLIDYDIDTTEDHSHEQSSSHQDEHTSGAPERVHPVQDMEGANSTYTEVGQAGENFQHSEVSHPQGDMDYEHAEDAVKESHQDKDTAPETEQAKDFHETDGNAITGDIVVAEAEHAVDEIDYEDEDATVTQDFLKKPGDANSGVQEGHSNDDMAAAGNIASTTTAEPASLLSAEAPVGSSEVPEPASKDDEDEITWENDGEDDAEKHGEHEPAADVGDTVAEYDHAEIDPDQVYEQHAHATDSDYDADAAVEVSEEKTSPAYHQDDSLSQAEEQDSEAADFPAITVQYKGDEFPFFSQEKTEGFFSDLSVLDHSMESVLVGLRSELENEIAAQDELVFQVDELGLEFAEATAHDALTTITLRQVLEVFDLLVKNQDPDSSRTLYTYLFTRSSASKRFEFLSESAAAGRGLDEVIHLFENPIGHHHGLAEAEHEHGHDDGEDSETNEATEIHESAEDDDENEENEGADADTEQSEASEEDEEEEDEDEEETSAAEEQPVESADQYEDEEEEEEEEDEDVGEDFMAEAEDFIRDAEENANQEGEYSDDAEESYEQLQAVVVEPVNHSGHADATAEADDAPDATYSYDDEDEDADANPFIHLEMQETMVDDGVEIQYETMAHVEEGNQDSHQLAMHPVDEYIDTNEAETGTTNTLADNAEAISTLLDIGADQGLEEITNEDLAFEDEMPEIDWRDDVDAHDDAKDEMAAADSGLSKRRRSEDEQGVEDEQDAKRRRP